A single window of Marinobacter sp. LA51 DNA harbors:
- a CDS encoding pyocin activator PrtN family protein, translating into MNQVSTYFALLAEYSESEVPLADVCQKYFGLSPAKAAVKAGRHALPIPAWRGGSQKSTWLISLQDLAEFIDNQRELAWREWRLVNS; encoded by the coding sequence ATGAACCAGGTATCAACGTATTTTGCGCTTTTAGCGGAATATTCTGAATCAGAAGTCCCGTTGGCGGATGTCTGTCAGAAATATTTCGGCTTGTCTCCAGCAAAAGCAGCGGTAAAGGCAGGGCGCCACGCTCTTCCAATTCCAGCGTGGCGAGGAGGTTCTCAGAAATCGACCTGGTTGATCAGCTTGCAGGATTTGGCAGAGTTTATTGATAACCAAAGAGAGTTGGCCTGGCGAGAGTGGCGCTTGGTGAACTCTTGA
- a CDS encoding site-specific integrase, with protein sequence MADIILFALFSTRRQDEICRIEWASLDSRNRSVVVPNMKNPMGTAGNNRVVYLTDEAWSIIQRQPKCDERIFPYNSKSVGTRFHAYCQFLGIKDLRFHDLRHECISWLFECGWDIPRVASVSGHQSWSMLQRYTHISRQEPHDKYRGWSWRPVSTE encoded by the coding sequence ATGGCCGACATTATATTGTTCGCCCTCTTTTCCACCCGCCGACAGGACGAGATTTGCCGAATCGAGTGGGCGAGCCTGGATTCGCGCAATCGGAGTGTCGTCGTCCCCAACATGAAAAACCCAATGGGTACTGCTGGGAACAACCGAGTGGTTTATCTCACCGATGAGGCCTGGTCGATCATTCAGCGGCAGCCCAAATGCGACGAACGAATTTTTCCTTACAACTCCAAATCTGTCGGTACTCGTTTCCACGCATATTGCCAGTTCTTAGGGATCAAAGATTTGCGTTTCCACGACCTGCGTCACGAGTGCATCAGTTGGTTGTTCGAGTGTGGCTGGGATATTCCACGGGTCGCCTCTGTATCAGGCCACCAAAGCTGGTCGATGCTTCAGCGCTATACGCATATCAGTCGGCAGGAGCCTCACGATAAATACAGAGGTTGGAGTTGGAGGCCAGTAAGTACAGAGTGA
- the dusA gene encoding tRNA dihydrouridine(20/20a) synthase DusA yields the protein MMDWTTSHFRYLARQLSRHALLYTEMVTTGALIHGDTERFLRHEPAEYPLALQLGGSDAGELAHCAKLAEQFGFDEVNLNVGCPSDRVQNNMIGACLMGHPDKVAEGVRAMIEATSLPVTVKHRIGIDGRESWDDLCEFIEKVSAAGCKTFIVHARIAILEGLSPKENRDVPPLKYDWVYALKRKYPHLEIIINGGIKTFDECHEHLQHTDGVMLGREAYNNPWLLASVDSEFFGAPASTLTRHDALRAMYPFIQSELERGVYLTHISRHLLGLFHGQPGGRQFRRYISENAYKSGAGLEVIQTALEKVREPEPALIAEA from the coding sequence ATGATGGATTGGACTACCAGCCATTTCCGCTACCTGGCCCGCCAGTTGAGCCGCCATGCGCTGCTCTACACGGAGATGGTCACTACCGGCGCGCTGATTCATGGCGATACCGAGCGGTTCCTGCGCCATGAGCCGGCGGAGTATCCGCTGGCGCTGCAGCTGGGTGGCAGTGATGCCGGTGAGCTGGCGCATTGCGCAAAACTGGCGGAGCAGTTCGGGTTTGATGAGGTGAACCTTAATGTGGGCTGCCCCAGTGATCGGGTGCAGAACAACATGATTGGCGCCTGCCTGATGGGCCACCCGGACAAGGTGGCGGAAGGTGTGCGGGCAATGATTGAGGCCACCAGTCTGCCGGTTACGGTAAAGCACCGTATTGGCATTGATGGCCGGGAATCCTGGGATGATCTGTGCGAGTTCATCGAGAAGGTTTCGGCCGCCGGCTGCAAGACCTTCATCGTGCACGCCCGTATTGCCATCCTCGAGGGTTTGAGCCCGAAGGAAAACCGCGATGTGCCGCCGCTGAAGTACGATTGGGTGTATGCCCTGAAGCGGAAGTACCCGCATCTTGAGATCATCATCAACGGTGGTATCAAAACCTTTGATGAGTGCCACGAGCACCTGCAGCACACCGATGGTGTAATGCTGGGCCGGGAGGCGTACAACAACCCCTGGCTGCTGGCCAGTGTGGACAGCGAGTTCTTTGGCGCGCCGGCATCCACCCTCACCCGCCATGACGCGCTGCGGGCTATGTACCCGTTCATCCAGAGCGAGCTGGAGCGCGGCGTATACCTCACCCACATCTCGCGGCATCTGCTGGGCCTGTTCCACGGTCAGCCGGGCGGGCGTCAGTTCCGCCGGTATATCAGTGAGAATGCCTATAAGTCCGGGGCCGGGCTTGAGGTGATTCAGACCGCCCTGGAGAAAGTCCGGGAGCCGGAACCGGCGCTTATTGCAGAAGCTTAA
- the tal gene encoding transaldolase has translation MTNKLEQLKTMTTVVADTGDIDAIAQWRPQDATTNPSLLLKAAASDAYRPMLDKAVADARRHGGSDAEQLTVATDTLAVLAGREILNLIPGVVSTEVDARLSFDTAGTLERARRLVDLYDRQGVDTSRVLIKIASTWEGIRAAEQLEKEGIRCNLTLLFSFIQAAACAQAGAFLISPFVGRILDWHLANSGRDSYPAAEDPGVLSVSRIYNYFKANDYNTVVMGASFRNTGEIEMLAGCDRLTISPALLQELQDDTAPLSRKLSAEGVSSPDKLGTVNERVFRWESNEDAMATEKLADGIRRFTADQIELEQRVRQLAKAA, from the coding sequence ATGACCAACAAGCTTGAACAACTGAAGACCATGACCACCGTGGTGGCCGACACCGGCGACATCGACGCCATTGCCCAATGGCGCCCGCAAGATGCCACCACCAACCCTTCCCTGCTGCTGAAAGCTGCCGCCTCAGACGCCTATCGCCCGATGCTGGATAAAGCCGTTGCCGATGCCCGTCGCCACGGCGGTTCCGACGCCGAACAGCTGACCGTTGCTACCGATACCCTGGCGGTGCTGGCCGGGCGGGAAATCCTGAACCTGATTCCCGGCGTGGTCTCCACCGAAGTGGATGCGCGTTTGTCGTTTGATACCGCCGGTACTCTGGAGCGGGCCCGTCGGCTGGTGGATCTGTATGACAGGCAAGGCGTGGACACCAGCCGCGTGCTGATCAAGATTGCGTCCACCTGGGAAGGCATTCGTGCTGCCGAGCAGCTGGAGAAGGAAGGCATTCGCTGCAACCTCACCCTGTTGTTCTCGTTCATTCAGGCCGCGGCCTGCGCCCAGGCCGGTGCGTTCCTGATTTCGCCGTTTGTCGGCCGGATTCTGGACTGGCACCTGGCCAACAGTGGCCGCGACAGCTACCCGGCAGCGGAAGACCCGGGCGTGCTGTCGGTGTCCAGGATCTATAATTACTTCAAGGCCAATGACTACAACACCGTGGTGATGGGCGCGAGCTTCCGCAACACCGGCGAGATTGAAATGCTGGCAGGCTGCGACCGGCTGACCATCAGCCCGGCGCTGTTGCAGGAATTGCAGGATGACACCGCTCCGCTGAGCCGGAAATTGTCGGCTGAAGGCGTAAGCTCGCCGGACAAGCTGGGCACGGTGAACGAGCGGGTGTTCCGCTGGGAGTCTAATGAAGACGCCATGGCCACCGAGAAACTGGCCGATGGCATCCGCCGCTTTACCGCCGATCAGATTGAACTGGAACAGCGGGTGCGCCAGTTGGCCAAAGCGGCCTGA
- a CDS encoding TerB family tellurite resistance protein codes for MLDQLKKLFAAPESENQEPDNHQLAVAATALMVQLSRADHNEDERELQAIVDCAVKAHQVTRDEAEAILQDALDHADDATSMYEFTGQINEHLDQNAKQSLLESIWRVAFADGRIDKYEEHLIRRMADLLHLNHREYMQARHRAENSG; via the coding sequence ATGTTAGATCAACTGAAAAAGCTGTTTGCCGCACCGGAATCGGAGAACCAGGAGCCGGACAACCACCAACTGGCGGTGGCGGCCACCGCCCTGATGGTGCAGTTGTCCCGGGCGGACCACAACGAGGATGAGCGCGAGCTGCAAGCCATTGTGGACTGTGCGGTGAAAGCCCATCAGGTAACCCGCGACGAGGCCGAGGCGATCCTCCAAGACGCCCTGGACCACGCCGACGATGCCACCTCTATGTACGAGTTTACCGGGCAGATCAACGAGCACCTGGATCAGAACGCCAAGCAGTCGCTGCTGGAAAGTATCTGGCGCGTGGCCTTTGCTGATGGCCGTATCGACAAGTACGAAGAACACCTTATTCGCCGTATGGCGGACCTGCTGCATCTTAATCACCGGGAATACATGCAGGCGCGGCACCGGGCGGAGAATTCAGGATAA
- a CDS encoding 3-deoxy-7-phosphoheptulonate synthase, producing the protein MLAILHPNTGLDSEAYRQTMHYLENLPGVSVRVHEVQGTTQRLTEIYLLGDTKGLDKEEIEALPAVERAIRISDDYRILGRHKDDRRQSGFTYNGVDFNQSNLNVFAGLCAVDVPEHVDMMMRALQDSGEVCTRMGAYKPRTNPYSFQGHGKGCLPWVFEKAGKHGIKVVAMEITHESHIEEIDTCLERLGRPTGVMLQVGTRNTQNFELLKAIGRQSEYPVLLKRGFGITLNESLNAAEYLASEGNAKVIFCLRGMKTEAGQPHRNMVDFAHVPAVKRLTRMPVCVDPSHSVGSRDRSPDGILDVMHATAQGVIAGANMVLVDFHPKPERALVDGPQALLMNELPAYLEDIRLCHDTWTKRQAIYQRLQGEPPE; encoded by the coding sequence ATGCTAGCCATTCTTCATCCCAACACCGGGCTGGACAGCGAAGCCTATCGCCAAACCATGCATTACCTGGAGAACCTGCCCGGGGTATCGGTGCGGGTGCACGAGGTACAGGGCACCACCCAGCGGCTCACGGAAATCTACTTGCTGGGCGACACCAAGGGCCTGGATAAGGAAGAAATCGAGGCGCTGCCGGCGGTTGAGCGGGCCATCCGTATTTCCGATGACTACCGCATTCTAGGGCGGCACAAAGACGACCGGCGCCAGAGCGGGTTCACCTACAACGGGGTGGACTTCAATCAGTCCAACCTGAACGTGTTTGCCGGGCTGTGTGCGGTGGATGTGCCAGAACACGTGGACATGATGATGCGCGCCCTGCAAGACAGCGGTGAAGTGTGCACCCGCATGGGCGCCTACAAGCCGCGCACCAACCCCTACTCGTTCCAGGGCCACGGCAAGGGGTGCCTACCCTGGGTGTTTGAGAAGGCGGGCAAGCATGGCATCAAGGTGGTGGCCATGGAGATCACCCACGAGAGCCACATCGAGGAAATCGACACCTGCCTGGAACGCCTGGGCCGCCCAACCGGGGTGATGCTGCAAGTAGGCACACGGAATACCCAGAATTTTGAGTTGCTGAAGGCGATTGGCCGCCAAAGCGAGTATCCCGTATTGCTCAAGCGCGGTTTTGGCATCACCCTGAACGAATCCCTGAATGCCGCCGAGTACCTGGCCAGCGAAGGCAACGCCAAGGTGATCTTCTGCCTGCGGGGCATGAAGACCGAGGCCGGACAACCGCACCGCAACATGGTCGATTTTGCCCATGTGCCGGCGGTGAAGCGACTAACGCGTATGCCGGTGTGTGTGGACCCGTCCCATTCGGTGGGCAGCCGGGACCGTTCGCCGGACGGCATTCTGGATGTGATGCACGCCACCGCACAGGGCGTGATTGCCGGCGCCAACATGGTGCTGGTGGACTTCCACCCGAAACCCGAGCGGGCACTGGTGGACGGCCCCCAGGCCTTGTTGATGAACGAATTACCCGCCTATCTGGAAGATATCCGGCTATGCCACGACACCTGGACCAAACGCCAGGCCATTTACCAACGCCTTCAAGGTGAACCACCAGAATGA
- a CDS encoding glycerophosphodiester phosphodiesterase — translation MIVYGHRGAKGEAPENTLPGFVHAYRHGIRHFELDLVLSKDGIPVLVHDLTVTRTTSHTGEVGDYTAAELADMDARRNTSSWPRKIGIPTLEDLLDQFDDLEHLQLEVKKDSRQRLNILCNRLTEIIQRRNLYKTATITSSDTWFLKEIRRRNKHIQIGLVAERKFPRPLNVATRLGCSYLCLNWKLCSKELVENAHRREMHVSVWTVNRIHDMLQLEEMGVNSIITDYPTSTHIFFDNRARALLPLPQSQSEPLPSDGAAVSTGG, via the coding sequence ATGATTGTTTACGGACACAGAGGCGCCAAAGGCGAGGCGCCTGAGAATACTTTGCCTGGCTTTGTTCACGCCTACCGCCATGGCATACGGCATTTTGAGTTGGATCTGGTGCTTTCGAAAGACGGCATCCCCGTGCTGGTGCACGATCTGACCGTTACCCGCACCACCAGCCATACGGGTGAAGTGGGCGATTACACGGCGGCTGAACTGGCCGACATGGACGCCCGGCGCAACACCAGCTCCTGGCCCCGCAAGATTGGCATTCCCACTCTGGAAGACCTGCTGGACCAGTTTGACGATCTGGAGCATCTGCAACTGGAGGTAAAGAAAGACTCTCGGCAGCGCCTGAACATCCTGTGTAACCGCCTGACCGAGATCATTCAGCGCCGCAACCTGTATAAGACCGCGACCATTACCTCATCAGATACCTGGTTTCTGAAGGAAATCCGTCGGCGCAACAAGCATATTCAGATTGGATTGGTGGCGGAGCGGAAGTTCCCCCGGCCCCTGAACGTTGCCACGCGGCTAGGGTGCAGTTACCTGTGCTTGAACTGGAAGCTGTGCTCGAAAGAGCTGGTGGAAAACGCACATCGGCGTGAAATGCATGTATCCGTCTGGACGGTAAACCGCATTCACGACATGTTGCAGCTGGAGGAAATGGGGGTAAACAGTATCATCACCGACTACCCAACCAGTACCCACATCTTTTTCGACAACCGGGCCAGGGCCCTGTTGCCCCTGCCCCAATCGCAATCCGAGCCGTTGCCGAGCGATGGCGCGGCAGTTTCCACCGGCGGCTGA
- the sthA gene encoding Si-specific NAD(P)(+) transhydrogenase yields MAEHHYDVVVIGAGPSGEGAAMNATKHGKRVAIIEDKATVGGNCTHWGTIPSKALRHSVKQIITFNTNQMFRDIGEPRWFSFPRVLQNAQKVIGKQVKLRTQFYARNRVDLINGRASFVDKNRLEIRGSKAVEHIHFKQAIIATGSRPYLPPDVDFRHHRIYNSDTILNLSHTPRTLIIYGAGVIGSEYASIFAGLGVKVDLINPTSRLLSFLDDEISDALSYHLRNNGVLVRHNEQYEKVEGDDHGVVLSLASGKKIRADAFLWCNGRTGNTDSLDLDNIGLVPNGRGQLSVDEHYRTEVENVYAAGDVIGWPSLASAAYDQGRSASSDIVKDEYFRYVSDVPTGIYTIPEISSVGKTERELTEAKVPYEVGQAFFKDLARAQITGDAVGMLKILFHRESREILGIHCFGDQAAEIVHIGQAIMNQKGEANSLNYFINTTFNYPTMAEAYRVAALNGLNRIF; encoded by the coding sequence ATGGCAGAACATCATTACGACGTCGTCGTTATCGGCGCTGGGCCTTCCGGTGAAGGCGCGGCGATGAATGCGACGAAGCACGGTAAACGTGTCGCGATCATCGAAGACAAGGCCACCGTCGGCGGTAACTGCACCCACTGGGGGACCATTCCCTCCAAGGCGTTGCGTCATTCGGTGAAGCAGATCATCACGTTCAACACTAATCAGATGTTCCGCGATATCGGTGAGCCGCGCTGGTTCTCCTTTCCCCGTGTGCTGCAGAACGCGCAGAAGGTTATCGGCAAGCAGGTTAAGCTGAGAACCCAGTTCTACGCCCGCAACCGGGTAGATCTGATCAACGGCCGTGCCTCGTTCGTTGACAAGAACCGGCTGGAAATCCGTGGCAGCAAGGCGGTTGAGCACATCCACTTCAAGCAGGCGATCATTGCTACCGGCTCACGCCCGTACCTGCCGCCCGATGTGGATTTCCGCCATCACCGCATCTACAACTCAGACACCATCCTGAACCTGTCCCACACCCCGCGCACGCTGATCATCTACGGCGCCGGTGTCATCGGTTCAGAGTACGCTTCAATCTTTGCCGGCCTGGGTGTGAAGGTAGACCTGATCAACCCGACCAGCCGCCTGCTGTCGTTCCTGGACGACGAGATCTCCGACGCGCTCAGTTACCACCTGCGCAACAACGGGGTTCTGGTACGTCACAACGAGCAGTATGAAAAGGTGGAAGGCGACGACCACGGCGTAGTGCTGTCGCTGGCGTCGGGCAAGAAAATCCGCGCCGATGCGTTTCTGTGGTGCAACGGCCGTACCGGCAACACCGACTCTCTAGACCTCGACAACATTGGCCTGGTGCCCAATGGCCGTGGCCAGCTGTCGGTGGATGAGCATTACCGCACGGAAGTGGAGAACGTCTACGCCGCCGGTGACGTTATCGGTTGGCCGAGCCTGGCCAGTGCCGCTTACGATCAGGGCCGTTCTGCGTCGTCTGACATCGTGAAGGATGAGTATTTCCGCTACGTCTCGGATGTGCCGACCGGTATTTACACCATTCCCGAGATCAGTTCCGTCGGTAAAACCGAGCGTGAATTGACCGAAGCGAAGGTGCCTTACGAAGTAGGCCAGGCCTTCTTCAAGGACCTCGCCCGCGCTCAGATCACCGGCGATGCGGTGGGCATGCTGAAGATTCTGTTCCACCGTGAAAGCCGCGAGATTCTGGGTATTCACTGCTTCGGGGACCAGGCGGCCGAGATCGTTCACATCGGACAGGCAATCATGAACCAGAAAGGGGAAGCCAATTCCCTGAACTACTTCATCAACACCACCTTCAACTACCCGACCATGGCGGAAGCCTACCGGGTAGCCGCCCTGAACGGCCTGAACCGGATCTTCTGA
- the nqrM gene encoding (Na+)-NQR maturation NqrM, which translates to MGIFLLVLFIVVLLVAAMSIGVILGRKPISGTCGGIGALGISQSCDICGGSPQKCEEESERQTQDSRQAEALTYDATKADKH; encoded by the coding sequence ATGGGTATCTTTCTTCTAGTTTTGTTCATCGTGGTTCTGCTTGTTGCAGCCATGTCCATCGGCGTGATCCTCGGACGCAAGCCGATCAGCGGTACCTGCGGCGGCATTGGCGCACTGGGTATCAGCCAGTCCTGTGATATCTGCGGTGGCAGCCCCCAAAAGTGTGAGGAAGAGAGCGAGCGCCAGACCCAGGACAGCAGGCAGGCTGAGGCCCTCACCTACGACGCCACCAAGGCCGACAAGCACTGA
- a CDS encoding FAD:protein FMN transferase, with product MTSRMLQPVRVGFVGTMLALAGLALAGCSFEPEEKVWEISGPVFGTEYHINVVLPGDQARLEALAAGIEGELEKVDASMSTWRADSELSQLNQADDQSQWMPLSEPLYEVLQRAGAISELTSGAFDVTIGPVVNLWGFGPQARPEQVPSDQELAEVLAVTGYDKLELREQPPAVRAEQPQYIDLSAIAKGYGVDAVARYLDSEGIEAYLVEIGGEVRVNGRKPGGDAWRLAIEEPTSDARQVNRIVALESSAMATSGDYRNYYESEGRRFSHTIDPVTGRPIKHNLASVTVIAEDCMSADALATGFNVMGFEKAHALATRENIPAYFIIRTENGFETHQTPAFSSYVTQ from the coding sequence ATGACATCCCGCATGCTTCAACCCGTCAGGGTGGGTTTTGTCGGCACCATGTTGGCGCTGGCAGGGCTCGCTCTGGCGGGTTGTTCGTTTGAGCCAGAGGAAAAAGTCTGGGAAATCTCGGGGCCGGTGTTTGGCACCGAGTATCACATCAACGTGGTACTGCCGGGCGATCAGGCCCGGCTGGAAGCCCTGGCGGCCGGCATTGAGGGCGAGCTGGAGAAAGTGGATGCGTCCATGTCCACCTGGCGCGCGGATTCCGAGCTGTCGCAGCTGAACCAGGCCGACGATCAATCCCAGTGGATGCCGCTGTCGGAACCGCTGTATGAAGTGCTGCAGCGCGCTGGGGCGATCTCAGAGCTGACCAGCGGTGCTTTCGACGTCACCATCGGCCCGGTAGTGAACCTCTGGGGCTTCGGCCCCCAGGCACGCCCGGAGCAGGTGCCGTCGGATCAGGAACTGGCAGAGGTACTTGCTGTCACGGGGTACGACAAGCTGGAGCTGCGGGAGCAGCCACCGGCAGTGCGGGCCGAGCAGCCCCAGTACATTGATCTCTCCGCCATCGCCAAGGGTTACGGGGTTGACGCCGTTGCCCGATACCTCGACAGTGAGGGCATTGAGGCGTATCTGGTAGAGATTGGTGGCGAAGTCCGTGTAAATGGGCGCAAACCCGGGGGAGATGCCTGGCGTTTGGCGATTGAGGAACCAACCTCCGATGCCCGCCAGGTGAATCGTATTGTCGCGTTGGAAAGCAGCGCTATGGCGACATCCGGCGACTATCGTAACTATTACGAATCGGAAGGGCGCCGGTTTTCCCATACCATAGACCCTGTAACCGGGCGTCCCATTAAGCACAATCTGGCTTCGGTCACGGTGATTGCCGAAGACTGTATGTCGGCGGATGCGCTGGCCACAGGTTTTAACGTGATGGGCTTTGAGAAAGCGCACGCCCTCGCGACCCGGGAGAATATCCCGGCCTATTTTATTATTCGGACGGAAAACGGCTTCGAAACACATCAGACGCCGGCCTTTTCGTCTTACGTCACTCAGTAA
- the nqrF gene encoding NADH:ubiquinone reductase (Na(+)-transporting) subunit F, which produces MNTEIILGVVMFTVIVLALVAVILAARSRLVSTGDVTIEINDDPEHTMKTGAGGKLLGTLANQGIFLSSACGGGGTCAQCKCKVFEGGGAMLPTEKTHFTNREEKEGWRLSCQVPVKQDMKIEVPEEFFGVKKWECEVVSNHNVATFIKELVLKLPEGEEVDFRAGGYVQLECPPYEIDFKDFDIEEEFHEDWDKHNIWRYKAINKEETIRAYSMANYPEEKGVLKFNIRIATPPPGTDHNPGIMSSYVFKMKPGDKVTVMGPFGEFFAKKTDAEMVFIGGGAGMAPMRSHIFDQLKRLNSKRKISFWYGARSVREMFYVEDFDGLQEENENFEWHVALSDALPEDNWQGETGFIHNVLYEKYLKDHPAPEDCEFYMCGPPIMNASCIKMLKDLGVEDENIMLDDFGG; this is translated from the coding sequence ATGAATACAGAAATTATTCTCGGCGTGGTCATGTTCACCGTTATCGTTCTGGCTCTGGTCGCAGTGATTCTTGCGGCCCGCTCCAGGCTGGTAAGCACCGGTGACGTGACAATTGAGATCAACGACGATCCCGAACACACCATGAAGACCGGTGCGGGCGGGAAATTGCTGGGCACCCTGGCGAACCAGGGTATCTTCCTGTCCTCCGCGTGCGGCGGCGGTGGTACCTGTGCCCAGTGCAAATGTAAGGTGTTCGAAGGCGGCGGCGCCATGCTGCCGACCGAGAAGACCCACTTCACCAACCGGGAAGAAAAGGAAGGCTGGCGCCTGTCCTGCCAGGTTCCGGTGAAGCAGGACATGAAGATCGAAGTACCTGAAGAGTTCTTCGGCGTGAAGAAGTGGGAATGCGAAGTGGTGTCCAACCACAACGTGGCCACCTTCATCAAAGAACTGGTGCTGAAGCTTCCGGAAGGCGAAGAAGTAGACTTCCGCGCTGGTGGCTACGTGCAGCTGGAGTGCCCTCCGTACGAAATCGATTTCAAGGATTTCGACATCGAGGAAGAGTTCCACGAAGACTGGGACAAGCACAACATCTGGCGCTACAAGGCGATCAATAAGGAAGAGACCATCCGTGCGTACTCCATGGCGAACTACCCGGAAGAGAAGGGCGTCCTGAAGTTCAACATCCGGATCGCGACTCCGCCTCCAGGTACCGACCACAACCCAGGTATCATGTCGAGCTACGTGTTCAAGATGAAGCCGGGTGACAAGGTGACCGTGATGGGGCCGTTCGGTGAGTTCTTCGCCAAGAAGACCGATGCCGAAATGGTATTCATCGGCGGTGGTGCTGGCATGGCACCGATGCGCTCGCACATCTTTGACCAGCTCAAGCGTCTGAACTCGAAGCGTAAGATCAGCTTCTGGTACGGCGCGCGGAGTGTCCGCGAGATGTTCTACGTGGAAGACTTCGACGGCCTGCAGGAAGAGAATGAGAACTTCGAGTGGCACGTGGCGCTGTCTGACGCACTGCCTGAGGACAACTGGCAAGGCGAGACCGGCTTTATCCACAACGTGCTCTACGAGAAGTACCTGAAGGACCATCCGGCTCCGGAAGACTGCGAGTTCTACATGTGTGGGCCGCCCATCATGAACGCATCCTGCATCAAGATGCTGAAGGATCTGGGTGTTGAGGATGAAAACATCATGCTGGATGACTTTGGGGGTTAA
- the nqrE gene encoding NADH:ubiquinone reductase (Na(+)-transporting) subunit E — translation MEHYISLIVKAIFVENMALAFFLGMCTFLAISKKIEAATGLGIAVVVVLTVTVPVNNLLYNSILREGALDWAGLPNVDLSFLGLLTYIGVIAALVQIMEMVLDKYIPALYAALGVFLPLITVNCAILGASLFMVERDYTFGESVVYGFGAGVGWALAIIALAGIREKLKYSDVPEGLRGLGITFITVGLMSLGFMSFSGISL, via the coding sequence ATGGAACATTATATCAGCCTGATTGTTAAGGCCATTTTCGTTGAGAACATGGCTCTGGCTTTCTTCCTGGGTATGTGTACCTTCCTGGCGATCTCCAAGAAGATCGAGGCGGCTACCGGTCTGGGTATCGCGGTAGTGGTTGTTCTGACCGTCACCGTGCCGGTGAATAACCTGCTGTACAACAGCATCCTGCGTGAAGGCGCCCTTGATTGGGCTGGTCTGCCAAACGTAGACCTGAGCTTTTTGGGCTTGCTTACGTACATTGGTGTAATCGCAGCGCTCGTACAGATCATGGAAATGGTACTCGACAAGTACATTCCAGCGCTCTATGCGGCCCTCGGTGTGTTCCTGCCACTGATTACAGTGAACTGCGCCATCCTGGGTGCGTCACTGTTCATGGTTGAGCGGGACTACACCTTCGGTGAGAGTGTGGTGTACGGATTCGGTGCCGGCGTGGGCTGGGCCCTGGCCATCATTGCGCTGGCCGGCATTCGCGAGAAGCTGAAGTACAGTGACGTTCCGGAAGGCCTGCGTGGCCTGGGTATCACCTTCATCACTGTGGGTCTGATGTCCCTGGGCTTTATGTCCTTTTCCGGCATCTCTCTGTAA
- a CDS encoding NADH:ubiquinone reductase (Na(+)-transporting) subunit D encodes MADASAKQVLFEPIFSNNPIALQILGICSALAVTTSMNVTIVMCLAVIAVTAFSNLAVSLVRAQIPGSIRIIVQMTIIASLVIVVDQILKAYAYEISKQLSVFVGLIITNCIVMGRAEGFAMKNGPYLSFLDGIGNGLGYSVLLLFVAFFRELLGAGSLFGVTLLPTVNEGGWYIPNGLLLLPPSAFFIIGLAIWGLRVWKPEQVEEADYKMSRHTAKEAF; translated from the coding sequence ATGGCAGATGCATCGGCCAAACAGGTTCTCTTCGAACCGATTTTTAGCAACAACCCGATCGCGCTGCAGATCCTTGGTATCTGCTCCGCGTTGGCGGTAACCACCAGCATGAACGTGACTATCGTCATGTGTCTGGCGGTCATCGCGGTAACGGCATTCTCTAACCTGGCGGTATCGCTGGTTCGGGCTCAAATCCCGGGCAGCATCCGTATCATCGTGCAGATGACCATCATTGCCTCTCTGGTAATCGTGGTTGACCAGATCCTCAAGGCCTACGCCTACGAGATCAGCAAGCAGCTGTCCGTATTCGTTGGTCTGATCATTACCAACTGCATCGTGATGGGTCGTGCCGAAGGCTTCGCCATGAAGAATGGCCCCTACCTGAGCTTCCTGGACGGTATCGGTAACGGTCTCGGTTATTCCGTGCTGCTGCTGTTCGTAGCGTTCTTCCGGGAACTGCTGGGTGCGGGCTCACTGTTTGGCGTGACACTGCTGCCGACTGTCAACGAGGGTGGCTGGTACATCCCGAACGGTCTGTTGCTGCTGCCGCCGAGCGCGTTCTTCATCATCGGTCTGGCAATCTGGGGCCTGCGGGTCTGGAAGCCAGAGCAGGTTGAAGAGGCGGATTACAAAATGTCTCGCCACACCGCCAAGGAGGCCTTCTGA